A window from Haloarchaeobius amylolyticus encodes these proteins:
- a CDS encoding ABC transporter ATP-binding protein, producing the protein MARVQLNDVVKQYSDVTAVDNMNLDINDGEFVTLVGPSGCGKSTTMETIAGLTKPTSGQVLIGDTDVTNYPPKDRGVAMVFQNIALFPHMDVYDNISFGLRLRDFDKEEIDRRVEHAASVVQLEGMLDRQPDEMSGGQRQRVAIARAIVRNPAVFLMDEPLANLDAKLRVHMRTELQRLHKELDTTIIYVTHDQAEAMTMSDRIAVINDGKLQQIDPPLVCYNEPENLFVAGFIGSPSMNFIEGEVTSGGFTSEYINVSFDPADFGVEPGDQVTLGVRPEDVYREEDERKVTDPTSPVQTMTDVLEPMGNEIFVYLTYGSEATSGMQEEGDDRLLMSVDPDTEIDEDQDQSVVLDRSRLHLFDTASGEAIVHGLSQAVEKEARTGD; encoded by the coding sequence ATGGCACGTGTCCAACTGAACGACGTCGTCAAGCAGTACAGCGACGTGACGGCGGTCGACAACATGAACCTCGACATCAACGACGGCGAGTTCGTTACGCTCGTCGGTCCGTCGGGGTGTGGGAAGTCGACCACGATGGAGACCATCGCCGGACTCACCAAGCCGACGTCCGGTCAGGTCCTCATCGGCGATACCGACGTCACGAACTATCCACCGAAAGACCGCGGGGTCGCGATGGTCTTCCAGAACATCGCGCTGTTCCCGCACATGGACGTCTACGACAACATCAGTTTCGGGCTGCGGTTGCGTGACTTCGACAAGGAGGAGATCGACCGTCGCGTCGAACACGCGGCGTCGGTCGTCCAGCTCGAAGGCATGCTGGACCGCCAGCCCGACGAGATGTCCGGCGGCCAGCGCCAACGCGTCGCCATCGCCCGCGCCATCGTCCGGAACCCCGCAGTGTTCCTGATGGACGAGCCGCTGGCGAACCTCGACGCGAAGCTTCGCGTCCACATGCGGACGGAGCTCCAGCGCCTGCACAAGGAGCTGGACACCACCATCATCTACGTCACGCACGACCAGGCGGAGGCGATGACGATGTCCGACCGCATCGCGGTCATCAACGACGGGAAGCTCCAGCAGATCGACCCGCCGCTGGTGTGTTACAACGAGCCGGAGAACCTGTTCGTCGCCGGCTTCATCGGGTCGCCGTCGATGAACTTCATCGAGGGCGAGGTGACGAGTGGTGGCTTCACGTCCGAGTACATCAACGTCTCGTTCGACCCGGCGGACTTCGGCGTCGAACCCGGCGACCAGGTCACCCTCGGCGTCCGGCCGGAGGACGTCTACCGCGAGGAGGACGAACGCAAGGTCACCGACCCGACCAGCCCGGTCCAGACGATGACTGACGTCCTCGAACCCATGGGGAACGAGATCTTCGTCTACCTCACGTACGGGAGCGAGGCGACCTCGGGCATGCAGGAGGAAGGCGACGACCGCCTGCTGATGAGCGTCGACCCGGACACGGAGATCGACGAGGACCAGGACCAGTCGGTCGTCCTCGACCGGTCGAGACTCCACCTGTTCGACACCGCATCGGGTGAGGCCATCGTCCACGGCCTCTCGCAGGCGGTCGAGAAGGAGGCACGCACGGGTGACTGA
- a CDS encoding Gfo/Idh/MocA family protein, giving the protein MNDDTDDDTIRIGIVGLGGIARHHADHLKALTNDDDIAADLVGGMDIVGDARDAFEADYGVPTYEDAADLYETADAVIVTTPNRFHEEYVTSALEAGLDVLVEKPLAHTVESAERVAAAARDADGFCMVGFHHRFAPTVEVLKEQQARGRFGDVYHVEANYIRRRGVPGRGSWFTDSSVAGGGSLIDIGAHAIDLAMHMLDYPEVVEVTGETRSIFGGRDDYTYLHMWGKDSDGDFDVDDSAQAFVRFEDGQTLALETAWASNRPPTQTYVLQGTEAGATVDREAETLTVHEAQDVGGPHFSDSEITTREEPAHRKEQRAFIEAVARGEPPERNTVEQALTVQRIMGAIYESAERGEAVSLRDDRDQEPALTPSD; this is encoded by the coding sequence ATGAACGACGACACAGACGACGACACGATACGGATAGGCATCGTGGGCCTCGGTGGCATCGCCCGGCACCACGCCGACCACCTGAAGGCCCTGACGAACGACGACGACATCGCTGCTGACCTGGTCGGTGGCATGGACATCGTGGGTGACGCCCGCGACGCCTTCGAGGCGGACTACGGCGTCCCGACCTACGAGGACGCGGCGGACCTCTACGAGACGGCCGACGCGGTCATCGTGACCACGCCGAACCGGTTCCACGAGGAGTACGTGACGAGCGCGCTCGAGGCCGGCCTCGACGTGCTGGTCGAGAAGCCACTCGCCCACACCGTCGAGAGCGCCGAGCGCGTCGCCGCGGCCGCCCGCGACGCGGACGGGTTCTGTATGGTGGGCTTCCACCACCGGTTCGCGCCGACGGTCGAGGTGCTGAAAGAACAGCAGGCTCGCGGACGCTTCGGCGACGTGTACCACGTCGAGGCGAACTACATCCGACGCCGGGGCGTCCCCGGTCGCGGGTCGTGGTTCACCGACTCCTCGGTCGCGGGCGGTGGCTCGCTCATCGACATCGGCGCACACGCCATCGACCTCGCGATGCACATGCTCGACTACCCCGAGGTCGTCGAGGTCACGGGCGAGACGCGCTCGATATTCGGTGGCCGCGACGACTACACCTACCTCCACATGTGGGGCAAGGACAGCGACGGTGACTTCGACGTCGACGACTCGGCACAGGCGTTCGTCCGGTTCGAGGACGGCCAGACGCTCGCGCTGGAGACGGCCTGGGCGTCGAACCGCCCGCCGACGCAGACCTACGTGCTGCAGGGGACCGAGGCCGGCGCGACCGTCGACCGCGAGGCGGAGACGCTGACCGTCCACGAGGCACAGGACGTCGGCGGGCCGCACTTCTCGGACAGCGAGATAACGACCCGGGAGGAGCCCGCCCACCGCAAGGAGCAACGCGCCTTCATCGAGGCGGTCGCCCGCGGTGAGCCGCCCGAGCGCAACACCGTCGAGCAGGCGCTGACGGTCCAGCGCATCATGGGCGCCATCTACGAGTCCGCAGAGCGCGGCGAGGCGGTCTCGCTGCGCGACGACCGGGACCAGGAGCCCGCACTGACACCCTCGGACTGA
- a CDS encoding sugar phosphate isomerase/epimerase family protein — translation MDIGVLTVPLGQEPLEDALDYLAGIGVDAVEIGCGGYPGTDHLDREALLDDEAAQADLLDLVDEYGLRISALATHNNPLHPDAEEADRADRELREAITLAGQLDVNTVTCFSGLPAGSPSGEVPNWITAPWPPEHAEALDYQWDLAVDYWSDVADHAESEGVDVAIEMHPNMLVYQPDTMLRLREATGERIGANFDPSHLYWQGIDATEAIRYLGDEDAIHHVHAKDTRVYDHHARRKGVLDNTSYAEGQDRSWIFRSIGYGHGEEHWKDIVSTLRMVGYEGALSIEHEDALTSSREGLEKGVDVLRRAVFETTPGDAYWAE, via the coding sequence ATGGACATCGGCGTACTCACCGTCCCGCTCGGACAGGAACCGCTCGAAGACGCACTCGACTACCTCGCCGGCATCGGCGTCGACGCGGTCGAGATCGGCTGTGGGGGCTACCCCGGCACCGACCACCTCGACCGCGAGGCGTTGCTCGACGACGAGGCCGCCCAGGCCGACCTCCTCGACCTCGTCGACGAGTACGGCCTGCGCATCAGCGCGCTCGCGACGCACAACAACCCCCTCCACCCGGACGCCGAGGAGGCGGACCGGGCCGACCGCGAACTCCGCGAGGCCATCACGCTCGCCGGCCAGCTCGACGTGAACACGGTGACGTGCTTCTCGGGGCTGCCCGCGGGGAGTCCGTCGGGCGAGGTCCCGAACTGGATCACCGCGCCGTGGCCGCCGGAGCACGCCGAGGCACTGGACTACCAGTGGGACCTCGCCGTCGACTACTGGTCGGACGTCGCCGACCACGCCGAATCGGAGGGCGTCGACGTGGCCATCGAGATGCACCCGAACATGCTGGTGTACCAGCCCGACACGATGCTCCGCCTGCGCGAGGCGACGGGCGAGCGCATCGGCGCGAACTTCGACCCCTCGCACCTCTACTGGCAGGGCATCGACGCGACCGAGGCCATCCGCTACCTCGGTGACGAGGACGCCATCCACCACGTCCACGCAAAGGACACGCGGGTCTACGACCACCACGCCAGACGCAAGGGCGTGCTGGACAACACCTCCTACGCCGAGGGCCAGGACCGCTCGTGGATCTTCCGCTCCATCGGCTACGGCCACGGCGAGGAGCACTGGAAGGACATCGTGTCGACCCTGCGGATGGTCGGCTACGAGGGTGCCCTCAGCATCGAGCACGAGGACGCGCTGACCAGTTCCCGCGAGGGGCTGGAGAAGGGTGTCGACGTGCTCCGGCGCGCCGTCTTCGAGACGACCCCCGGCGACGCCTACTGGGCGGAGTGA
- a CDS encoding Gfo/Idh/MocA family protein, producing the protein MSEEPLSVGFLGYRFMGKAHANALARLPMFFPDAPAVERDVLVGTDEAALEDATDQLGFSRYATDWADVVDEVDVFYNLGPNFLHVEPTIAALDAGTHVLCEKPLAPTMEGAEAVAAAARESDAVAGCAFNYRFVPAIRYARNLIQSGDLGEIHQVRGRYMQDWLVDPEAPWSWRNDEELAGSGALGDLGAHTVDLATFLVGEQTGPMERVSGHLQTFVDERPVEGSDETKPVTVDDAYSAQVEFENGAMGTFEASRFATGHKNDHTIAVHGSKGSLKFSLERLNELEVHREGSRGYETVLVTDESDPYVDHWWPPGHVIGWEHTFVHENYEYLSAVAEGGEFHPSVQDALGVQRVLDAIERSDESGEWVDL; encoded by the coding sequence ATGAGCGAGGAACCTCTCTCCGTCGGCTTCCTGGGGTATCGGTTCATGGGCAAGGCCCACGCCAACGCGCTGGCCCGCCTGCCCATGTTCTTCCCGGACGCCCCCGCGGTCGAACGCGACGTGCTCGTCGGCACCGACGAGGCCGCCCTCGAAGACGCGACCGACCAGCTCGGCTTCTCGCGCTACGCGACCGACTGGGCGGACGTGGTCGACGAGGTGGACGTGTTCTACAACCTCGGCCCGAACTTCCTGCACGTCGAGCCGACCATCGCGGCGCTCGACGCCGGGACCCACGTCCTCTGCGAGAAGCCCCTCGCGCCGACGATGGAGGGCGCCGAGGCGGTCGCGGCGGCCGCCCGCGAGTCCGACGCCGTCGCCGGCTGCGCGTTCAACTACCGCTTCGTGCCGGCCATCCGGTACGCCCGCAACCTCATCCAGTCGGGCGACCTCGGCGAGATACACCAGGTCCGCGGCCGGTACATGCAGGACTGGCTCGTCGACCCCGAGGCGCCGTGGTCGTGGCGTAACGACGAGGAACTCGCGGGGAGCGGCGCGCTCGGCGACCTCGGCGCGCACACGGTCGACCTCGCGACCTTCCTCGTGGGCGAGCAGACCGGCCCGATGGAGCGTGTCAGCGGCCACCTGCAGACCTTCGTCGACGAGCGCCCGGTCGAGGGCAGTGACGAGACGAAACCGGTCACCGTCGACGACGCCTACAGCGCCCAGGTCGAGTTCGAGAACGGCGCGATGGGCACCTTCGAGGCCTCGCGCTTCGCCACGGGGCACAAGAACGACCACACCATCGCGGTCCACGGCTCGAAGGGGAGCCTGAAGTTCTCGCTGGAGCGCCTGAACGAGCTCGAGGTCCATCGCGAGGGCTCGCGAGGCTACGAGACGGTGCTGGTCACGGACGAGAGCGACCCCTACGTCGACCACTGGTGGCCGCCGGGCCACGTCATCGGCTGGGAGCACACGTTCGTCCACGAGAACTACGAGTATCTCTCGGCCGTCGCCGAGGGTGGCGAGTTCCACCCCAGCGTGCAGGACGCCCTGGGCGTCCAGCGCGTCCTCGACGCCATCGAGCGCAGTGACGAAAGTGGTGAGTGGGTCGACCTCTGA
- a CDS encoding M24 family metallopeptidase, with protein MDRATKLDRLDAFLAERELAEVWFARPNSFAWLTGGDNVVDRAGDIGVAAAGYDGDSVRIVTNDIEAERLRAEEVSDPVHPFVWHESSLEAVVAEQSKLPAAADFDVPGFEAVDASALRQPLTEADVETYRDLGADVADALQATCREAVATDTELDVAADLRQRLMREGIDSPVALVGSGERAPRYRHYTPQDVALGDYALVSVTATRDGLCASCTRTVVFDEPDWLRERHDAAATVEATALAATRKVGREGGTAGDVFAAIQRAYESVGYPGEWRNHHQGGAAGFAGREWIATPDSEDPVLLPQAYAWNPTVQGAKSEDTVLVTEDGLEVLTRPDDWPTASYEPVGHEGLPTRAIPLRR; from the coding sequence ATGGACAGAGCAACCAAGCTCGACCGGCTCGACGCGTTCCTCGCAGAGCGCGAGCTGGCGGAGGTCTGGTTCGCGCGCCCGAACTCGTTCGCCTGGCTGACCGGCGGCGACAACGTCGTCGACCGCGCGGGCGACATCGGCGTCGCAGCGGCGGGCTACGACGGCGACTCGGTGCGCATCGTGACGAACGACATCGAGGCCGAGCGCCTGCGCGCCGAGGAGGTGTCGGACCCGGTCCACCCGTTCGTCTGGCACGAGTCCTCGCTCGAAGCGGTCGTCGCCGAGCAGAGCAAGTTGCCCGCGGCCGCCGACTTCGACGTGCCCGGGTTCGAGGCGGTCGACGCGAGCGCGCTCCGACAGCCACTCACCGAGGCCGACGTCGAGACCTACCGCGACCTCGGTGCCGACGTGGCCGACGCGCTCCAGGCGACCTGTCGGGAGGCGGTAGCCACCGACACCGAACTCGACGTGGCCGCCGACCTGCGCCAGCGCCTCATGCGCGAGGGCATCGACTCACCGGTCGCCCTCGTCGGCAGTGGCGAACGCGCGCCCAGGTACCGCCACTACACGCCACAGGACGTGGCGCTGGGCGACTACGCGCTCGTCTCCGTGACGGCCACCCGGGACGGCCTCTGTGCGAGTTGCACCCGGACCGTCGTCTTCGACGAACCGGACTGGCTGCGAGAGCGTCACGACGCCGCGGCCACGGTCGAGGCGACCGCCCTCGCCGCGACCCGAAAGGTCGGGCGCGAGGGTGGCACCGCGGGCGACGTGTTCGCGGCCATCCAGCGCGCCTACGAGTCGGTCGGCTACCCCGGCGAGTGGCGCAACCACCACCAGGGGGGAGCGGCGGGCTTCGCCGGCCGGGAGTGGATCGCCACGCCCGACAGCGAGGACCCGGTCTTGCTCCCCCAGGCCTACGCCTGGAACCCGACGGTACAGGGCGCGAAAAGCGAAGATACGGTCCTCGTCACCGAGGACGGCCTCGAGGTGCTGACCCGTCCCGATGACTGGCCGACCGCGTCGTACGAACCCGTCGGCCACGAGGGACTCCCGACGCGTGCCATTCCGCTACGACGCTGA
- a CDS encoding carbohydrate kinase family protein, whose translation MTAPRILVAGETLVDFLPERVGPLTEVESFDRRSGGAPANVAVALARLGHTPWFWTRVGDDPFGEFLTATLDEEGLPPRFVERDPDAQTTLAFVTHDADADRSFSFYRDGTADTRMEPGRVPDETLESVESVVCGGVTLAAGRSRDATLDLLARAQDHDCTVWFDPNYRPELWPDDDFAAVVGDALADVDVLKATEEELDLLGLSGDSPEALAEAALDEGPHTVLMTRGSEGSVAIAAPEAPWDAERAEHPGYEVDPVDATGAGDAFLAGSVAATADGETELTAVLAYANAVAAVATTAAGAMAALPSGTDVGAFRNSAS comes from the coding sequence ATGACTGCCCCACGCATCCTCGTCGCCGGCGAGACGCTCGTGGACTTCCTGCCCGAGCGCGTCGGCCCGCTGACCGAGGTCGAGTCGTTCGACAGACGGTCCGGCGGTGCGCCCGCGAACGTCGCGGTCGCGCTGGCCCGCCTCGGCCACACGCCGTGGTTCTGGACCCGGGTCGGCGACGACCCCTTCGGCGAGTTCCTCACGGCGACCCTCGACGAGGAGGGCCTTCCGCCGAGATTCGTCGAGCGCGACCCCGACGCCCAGACCACGCTGGCGTTCGTCACCCACGACGCCGACGCCGACCGCTCCTTCTCGTTCTACCGTGACGGGACCGCCGACACCCGCATGGAACCGGGCCGCGTGCCGGACGAGACGCTCGAATCGGTGGAGTCGGTCGTCTGTGGCGGTGTCACGCTCGCTGCCGGTCGCTCCCGGGACGCCACGCTGGACCTGCTCGCCCGCGCACAGGACCACGACTGCACGGTCTGGTTCGACCCCAACTACCGACCCGAACTCTGGCCGGACGACGACTTCGCCGCGGTCGTGGGCGACGCGCTGGCCGACGTGGACGTGCTCAAGGCGACCGAGGAGGAACTCGACCTGCTCGGCCTGTCGGGTGACTCGCCGGAGGCACTCGCCGAGGCCGCCCTCGACGAGGGGCCACACACCGTCCTCATGACCCGCGGCTCCGAGGGGTCGGTCGCGATCGCGGCTCCGGAGGCACCGTGGGACGCGGAACGCGCAGAACATCCGGGGTACGAGGTCGACCCGGTGGACGCGACCGGGGCTGGCGACGCCTTCCTCGCGGGGTCGGTCGCCGCGACGGCCGATGGAGAAACGGAGCTGACGGCGGTTCTCGCCTACGCGAACGCTGTGGCGGCAGTCGCGACCACCGCCGCCGGTGCGATGGCCGCGCTGCCGTCCGGAACGGATGTGGGTGCGTTCCGGAACTCAGCGTCGTAG
- a CDS encoding COG1361 S-layer family protein: MSRASTVQAVLLVVLVLVSAAVSPVAAASTGEPAASRSTAGGTLSVPNLDGDAGANATWNRSQVLDELDRWANETGVANESWWNATRLLDSLEALHDAGNWTHEEFEAWANETVHELTNRTIEEWHNETHHSNRTLFDPTVIEDALDRLERAIDDLFDEDDEDDRAFGFPHVTPYLPDNYLRPDEEATLRVQVVNDGASPVIIDGDDEGGLFTPTVTTNGLDLERLVTSARNVEVQVLETPGVPIEVRTGVVPLGWLDQGQVGEAPVRVSVDEDAAPGFYELDVVVAYEAIDAVDEEGRIMAAREEVVTFALVVEITEDARFRVLDPGADLQIGASGVVSFVVENVGFDVARDATVVVTSESSDLTFTGANRDGRFVGTLEPGQTERVTFRVDAGEQAIPDTYAFRGSVTYTNRDGDVVESTAFSVPVRPDPEQRFAVSDLNSTLRVDYEDGVVRGVVTNLGPRNVSDAVVRLTVNSETIVPTETTYAVGSLAASQNATFEFPVEVRDTAEPGPRQVDFTVEYRDTEDDRRQSDDLPATVTVGDRREEFTVESTAASVTVGRTGNVVVVVTNNRDDPVRNVNARLFATDPLSAEDDSAFVEAIAPGERVELLFSVSASGSSQLKRYPVTVDLLFEEPDGETKLSDTFQVGVTVTERSERGFSLPPWALYLLALLLVIGMVVLVWRGLRRRAAADRKRREETPALGDGGLPEGDDDGPDLPRGGRTPGGDDD; this comes from the coding sequence ATGTCGCGAGCATCGACCGTCCAGGCCGTGCTGCTGGTGGTGCTCGTGCTCGTCTCGGCGGCCGTCAGCCCCGTCGCCGCCGCGAGTACGGGCGAGCCGGCGGCATCCCGGTCGACTGCTGGCGGGACCCTCTCGGTCCCGAACCTCGACGGCGACGCCGGCGCGAACGCGACCTGGAACCGGTCGCAGGTCCTCGACGAACTCGACCGCTGGGCGAACGAGACAGGCGTCGCCAACGAATCGTGGTGGAACGCGACCCGGCTGCTGGACTCGCTGGAGGCCCTCCACGACGCCGGTAACTGGACCCACGAGGAGTTCGAGGCGTGGGCGAACGAGACCGTCCACGAACTGACGAACAGGACCATCGAGGAGTGGCACAACGAGACGCACCACTCGAACCGGACCCTGTTCGACCCGACAGTCATCGAGGACGCGCTCGACCGCCTCGAACGGGCCATCGACGACCTGTTCGACGAAGACGACGAGGACGACCGCGCCTTCGGGTTCCCGCACGTCACGCCGTACCTGCCGGACAACTACCTCCGGCCGGACGAGGAGGCGACCCTGCGCGTGCAGGTCGTCAACGACGGGGCGAGTCCGGTCATCATCGACGGCGACGACGAGGGCGGCCTGTTCACCCCGACGGTCACCACGAACGGTCTGGACCTCGAACGACTCGTCACCAGCGCGCGCAACGTCGAGGTGCAGGTGCTCGAGACGCCCGGCGTCCCCATCGAGGTCCGGACCGGCGTGGTCCCGCTGGGCTGGCTCGACCAGGGACAGGTCGGCGAGGCGCCGGTCCGCGTCTCCGTTGACGAGGACGCCGCCCCCGGGTTCTACGAACTCGACGTGGTCGTCGCGTACGAGGCCATCGACGCGGTGGACGAGGAGGGCCGTATCATGGCCGCCCGTGAGGAGGTCGTCACCTTCGCGCTCGTGGTCGAGATCACGGAGGACGCCCGGTTCCGCGTCCTCGACCCCGGCGCGGACCTCCAGATCGGCGCCTCGGGCGTGGTGTCGTTCGTCGTCGAGAACGTCGGCTTCGACGTGGCCCGCGACGCGACCGTGGTCGTCACCAGCGAGAGTTCGGACCTGACGTTCACCGGCGCGAACCGCGACGGCCGGTTCGTCGGGACGCTCGAACCGGGCCAGACCGAGCGCGTGACCTTCCGCGTCGACGCCGGCGAGCAGGCGATTCCGGACACCTACGCGTTCCGGGGCAGCGTCACCTACACGAACCGGGACGGCGACGTGGTCGAGTCGACCGCGTTCTCGGTCCCGGTCCGGCCCGACCCCGAGCAACGCTTCGCCGTCTCCGACCTGAACAGCACGCTCCGCGTCGACTACGAGGACGGCGTCGTCCGGGGCGTCGTCACGAACCTCGGGCCGCGCAACGTCAGCGACGCCGTCGTCCGCCTCACCGTGAACTCGGAGACCATCGTTCCCACCGAGACGACCTACGCTGTCGGGTCCCTCGCGGCCAGCCAGAACGCCACGTTCGAGTTCCCGGTCGAGGTCCGCGACACCGCCGAACCCGGCCCCCGACAGGTCGACTTCACGGTCGAGTACCGCGACACCGAGGACGACCGCCGCCAGAGCGACGACCTGCCCGCGACCGTGACCGTCGGGGACCGCCGCGAGGAGTTCACCGTCGAGAGCACCGCGGCGTCGGTCACCGTCGGCCGAACCGGGAACGTCGTGGTCGTCGTCACGAACAACCGGGACGACCCGGTCCGGAACGTCAACGCGCGACTGTTCGCGACCGACCCCCTGAGCGCCGAGGACGACTCCGCGTTCGTCGAGGCCATCGCGCCCGGCGAACGCGTCGAGTTGCTGTTCTCGGTGAGCGCCAGCGGGAGCTCGCAGCTGAAGCGGTACCCAGTGACGGTCGACCTGCTGTTCGAGGAACCCGACGGCGAGACGAAGCTCTCTGACACCTTCCAGGTGGGCGTGACGGTCACCGAGCGGTCCGAGCGCGGGTTCAGCCTGCCGCCGTGGGCGCTCTACCTGCTGGCCCTGCTGCTGGTCATCGGCATGGTGGTCCTCGTCTGGCGTGGCCTGCGCAGGCGCGCCGCGGCAGACCGCAAGCGCCGCGAGGAGACGCCCGCGCTCGGAGACGGCGGGCTGCCCGAGGGTGACGACGACGGCCCCGACCTGCCACGTGGCGGTCGCACACCGGGTGGCGACGATGACTGA